The genome window TTTACAGAATCTGCAAATTACTTGAGTTGTAGGACATGAATTCACTGAAATAGTGGTAACTTTGCTGCACGCTGGAAATCACCTGTGAAGATTTTTTGCCGATGTCACATCCCCTATCACTTAAATTATGTGTGGAAGGGGGAGCCAGGcattggtattaaaaaaaaaaaatctcagtgtgATTTCATTGTGCAGCCAGGTTTGGACACGTCTGTCACAACTTTTACATTTAGACATCTGTCTTAATCTAAGCTTTTCTAAAACGTTCAACAGAAAAAGGTAGTTTAGGgtattatatactgtatatttCATTGACTCTAAAGCCGTTTTCTCACATTTTAATGAGTTAATTAGGAtgagtttttttaaattcttaaaagagtACACTACGTTAGTACCTTGTCCTTTAAAAGAAAGTACTTTCAGAAAGCTATATATTAAGTGCCACCAATGCTACCATTGtttgaaaaaatacttttgaatTGCTTCTTGGAGCAGAACCTAAATTTTTATACATACTTAACTAGGGACACAGATGGTaaatccctgatggctcagatggtaaataatctgccttgcaattcaggagacctgggtttgatccctagagaagggcatggcaacccaccctactattcttgcctggagaatcccatggacagaggagcccagcaggctacagtccatggggttgcacagagtcagacatgactgagtgacaaacgcAAGGAGAAGAGACAAATTTTCCTACCAAGGGAGGTTTTAGTTTTAGAAATAGTGAAGTCACTTGAGATTAAGAAACCGATGTGAATTAAACTAGGTAGGTACTGCCATACCTGGCAAAATGAAACACGGCTAAAGTGCACACTACTTTTCTTGAGACCTTCAGAGAACTGGATGTCCAAACTGTtccaaaaagtttcaaaaatatttttgagcagTGGCAGCAATTAGCCCAAATTGTCTTGAAGTGCAAATCAGTTTTAATGCTTTTAAGAAACCTAAGAGATTTCCTGGTCTATTCCCTGTATTGTAAATAAACAAGTTCAGAAAAACTTGACTCAGTTTCAGTTCAGGTAATCAGTGGCAGACCTAGAGACAGAACTTCTCCTCTGGCCTCAACCTCTGTTCCCTCCCATCTACTATCTGACCATGCAGTGATCCCTGCTCTCATAAACTTAAATAGAAAATGCTGCAGAATTTTGCTGGGTGTTATCTCCAGGTTTACCAATCTGAGATGTCAGGGGTCTCCCGTATGCAGCTTTCCATCATCTCTCCTGACTGGTGTTTTTCTCCCTGTGATGCAGGCCTCTAATTATATTCCAGCATTCTAATGTGGTCTACATCTAGAAACCTGAATCTGCTCAATGTGGCAGTTTAGACTCTGCTTTAGATTATATATTGTAAGAACAAATaaaagtcaacaaaaataagcagATGAAAGAAAGACAGTGACATGAAGAAAAAGGCAGGACCGCAAAAGGAAATGGAATACATGCTACAGAATGTCACAGTAATGAAAATCCAGCTATAAGGTTTGGTTTTGAATGTCTCAGGTTTTGAATGCTCCAAAGCAAACAGGAATTCATCCTGAGATTTCCTCTTGGTTTACCAGTAGCAGCCTAGAAACAGCAAGGCTTCTCCTAACATTCTGTCAAGAGGAATGGATACAACTACGTCCTAACGAATAGTTTCTTAGAGGTGAGCTTTCCACAGACATCTGGTGAGCCTGGAGTTGTGGCTGTTGTTTCATCTCTCAAAGGCAGGTATTTCTACTCTACAAGTCATAGTAGGGTTGACATCCTGTCCTGAAACTGAATCACTAACCTACAACCTCATATCTGTCTGGAGAAACGGGTGAAAAAATCTGGCCACTCAACAGTCCCTCACCTATTTGGGTCTTAATTTCTATTAACACTATCTGCCCTTTCAAATGGAAGGATTAAGAGTGGCTTGTTAGGACATCAAGTACAGTGccctttccttttttgctttgaACTCTAAGCACCGACCTTAACCTTAAACCTTTACTCGATGACTTAcctaaaatttacaatattgttttacaAATATCTGACAAATCTGAGATTGACAAGATAGGTGTGATGCTTGAGGCCCTAGGGAGTGTCACAGTGGTCACAGCTAAGGCCTTGTACTTACAGCCCATGCCCTTCTACAGAATTTGCTTTTATAAGCCCAGCTCCAGACCTCTTGCCATTCCAGTATCCAACCACTCTAGATAAAAGCCTGCCTGTACTGTATTTTTATACATGTCATTATAAAAAGGTTCAGAGCTCCTTATTCAAGCAGTTTTTGGATGCCTTTCCAATTGAAATCAGTTGTTATTATCagcttgtgtttttattttcttttctagaatttaGTCCCACTGGGACCTTGCTCAGATTTTTTGGGCTTTTTAGgcccaattatttttttaaatatttggctgtgccaggtccttCCTTGTGACACACAGGAGCTTTTTtaagctgtggcatgtgggatctagttccctgatcagggatcgaacctgggcaccctgcactgggagtctTACCCACtccatcaccagggaagtccctaggctcCATTTTAAATTAGGAGCAGTTTTATGTCATATGCAAAGTTCAGAGCCAAAAATAAGGGACTTAAATGTTATACACACCATTATGCTTTACTATGTCATCCCTACCACCTCGTAGGAGTTCATGAAATACAGCCATGGAGGAATAAAAAAATCCATTCTCACTGTCTTCAATAATCTGGACAATTTACCTTCGACATTTGTTATTTGCCGTTATGCATTCAGGTAACTGATGGTCCACAAGGCAGAGCTGTCTACAAAAGAAAGACTAGAGAAATAAAAGTGCCACCTAGCAAGATTTATAAACTACTAAAAAAACTTTACATAAAATGCTCACATGACTACATTTTAAATGAAGACAAATACAACAAAAGCATATAGAAGTATGTGTTTAGCCTACCGCCATGGCAATGCTGATGGGTGACTGACTTGTGATATTTCCAGGAGCCCTTTTGCTCATAGGCATTCCCACCAACTCCCACCCTTCTCCCATAGCCTATTAACATTTGCAATTGAAACactttttttagcttttattctCATCTAGATTTGCTTATGATATGGGTATGATGATTTCAAACTGGTGTGCTTTAGGGTAGGTAAACAGTATTTAATGCCTGTCCAGATCAGTATTCTGCTTCTCAATGTGCAAATTCAGTCACTGCTAAGATCTGAACCAGATGACAGCTGGTACATATGTTCTTCCTACTTGCCATTCCTTCCAGATATTTTGTGTGTACAATATATACTGAAACCCTTATTTGTTTCAAAAGCATTTCCAATGCAGAATACCTGGAGGAactatttttggggactccaaccTTGTCACCAAGTGATACCTCACAAACAGCACCAGATGCTGCCTTCAACCACCTTTGTCCACTTTAAAATCAAGGTCTGACTGTCTAGGATTGTGTGAGCACCACATTAACAGTATTAAAAGACCAAATTTATTCTCAGATTCCctatgcattaaaaaaacaagatattAAAACACTAGCTTTAAAAGACTATTTATTAATCTTAAATATTTACAACTCATgggttaaaatatattattaccaGTGGGCTGTTTTCTGGGATTTCATTAGGAAGGAGTTTCACCTTTTATCTTTACCACTTTATTTCTGAGCGAAGAGAATTTCAGGTTAACTTTTTATATTCTGGTTTTTAGATCTTTTAAAACCAGTTGCCTGGCTATCTTAGTAAATCTCAACCACAGCGTCATGAACAGACCAGGAAGTTTCCCATCTCTAAAAAGAAGGTCCTACTGTCTTTAGCCactaccaaatatatatatatacacacacacacctaaatATATGTACTGTGCAAAGCACATTCAATACAAATAATGGCAGAGTGATTGCGAATAAACACCAAGAGCACTCCAAGGGAATACCGGAAATGTGTAACAGTGACCAAATAATGAAGACTAGCCatggaatctcttcaagaaacacACTAATGGAGAACACAGAGGCATAGCAAAGATTTATGAAGAAGAGATCATAGAGAACTGGTATCTCCACTTAAATAACAAAAACCCCTCAAGACTAAATAGTTCCTTTGTACACTATTATTTTATTAGATTCcaataaaaacatctttaaagCTTTTAAGAAAATTACTATAAATTACTCTATAACTTATGTTTTGCATGGTTTTAGCATGTTCATGttataatttacttaattttacatgaagatataaaaaataaatattgccatGCATAACTtgatattaaaaaacacaaataaataacttGAAATGTCTAGAGAAACTGTTCCTGCATACTTGTTAATTATGGGAGACTCAAGCAAGTCTACTATTTTAATGACTCTAACAGAAAAAGCTTCAAAACAAGCCCAATATAATGCCCTTAAATGATCAACATGTAATTAATCCtaagggaaagaaaacaatgcAAAGCAATACTGGAGTGCAAAAACCTTTTTGCTGTAGGTTTTAATGGAAAAGGTTTTAATGTGAGCTAACGGGGTTCCTTCCCAAGGGCATGCTGGAAACAAAGAAGTGAGAGAAACTGGGAACCCTTCCTCAGTCAACTTATTCTATTTCAGTTTCCTGAAACATCCCTGGTTAAGACTCCTGCGATTAAAAAGACACAGACAAGCGTTTATAAATATCCATCAAGGTTCCTCGTTAAAGGTGAAGTCACACACTAGGGACAGGTGGTCTGAAGGGTAATTGAAGGACGGTAGCCGGTTGGGTCCAATCTGCTCCTCGGTGAGCAGGTCCAGGGCTGACCGCACGCTGAGCACCTGCCTGGAGTACCAGATATAATCCAGCGTGTGCCGGCACTCGCCTGAGGTCCGGATCTTCCAGGTCGTGTACGGAGGTTCCGACTGCCCGTCAGCGCTCAGCAGCTTGTAGGCGCTGTTCAGAttgaggctggaggaagcaaagtGCTTGTAGACCTCCTCTGTGGGCTCTGCGTTGAAGTCTCCACAAACAATCAGGGGAATCTTGGCCCCCTGGGTGATGGTCTGCAGGTTTTGGAGGAGGTCGCAGCCTTGAGCTGATCGAAACCGTTCCCAGCCGGTGCGTGCCTTCAGGTGGGTGACGGCGATGCAGAACTGGCGGCTGGACTCCTTGCACTCCAGGGTCTGGGCAATGGCCACCTGGTTGGTTTTCAGCGTCATGGCCGTCAGCCGGATGTTGGCACTGTTGACCAGCTTGAATCGGTTTTGGAGGAAGAACAAGGCACAGCCGTCGGGTCCATTGTTGTGCTCCACATCCAGACAGGGCGACCACGGCTTGGGGAAGAAGGTGCCCTGATAGCCCAGTCTACTGAGGAGGGGCTGGAAGGTGTCGAAGTAGTGGTCCACCTCTTGGAGGCACAGGATATCCGGCTGGTAGGCGAGGATCTCCTCCAGGAtcagacatttcctttcttcccaCTTGAGGGCTTCCATAGGGCACTGGACAAAGTTgtctttgccttctccaagagctgAAATAAAAAAGCCGGTCGGTTGTCAGCTGCTAAATacctggcggggggggggggggtggggggtggggggggtgtctCCTTAGGTGTGACGTCACCCAAGACCTTCAGAGTACTTTCTCTGCTTCAGTTGCTCTGGAGGGGATTCTCTTACTGCACCGACCTCCAAACTAATTACCTCTTACCATCCACATGAAGCAAGGAATTGATTTTCACATTAAAACTATCTGTCTATTCCAGGACAGAAGACATAATAAAGCCACATATTCCAGGACATAAAACATTAAGTTTTGGCTTTAAACAATGTTCTTTGTAGTCTAAGAGATCTAAGCTATGTCAGATGAACTAAATACATTTAACCCAGTACTAGGCCTTTATAGAAACCATAAATGACACCTATTTTAAACGGGCAGCTTTTACCTAtatctgggaaaagaaaaaacgAATCCAAAATTATGGAAAGTCATTCAGTATGCCCTTCTATTCCAGAAAATGAGGGAAGAATGGTGACCCTGGtttcttcttaaaatttcaaCAGCTCCGTGATCTTTGTGCAGCACTGCACAAAGTTGACTGACACACCTGTTTTTAAATCCAGCAGACCTTTCTACCATAACAAATATCTCAAAGCATAGAGAAGAGAGGCAACATCTCAAATTATAAAGGTGCGTTTGGAAGAGAATCTGGCCAGAGTACCCAGACCAACTCCGCCCCCTCCCCATTTCCTGCAGAAGATTCTACATCGCCCACTCAGCAGACTCAGTTTCTCCCTGGCAAATGTTATCTTAGTGCTGTGGACTGAAAGCTGGAGACAACACAAAGTTTCAGGCTAATAAGAGACCGGGGCCTTGAAATCTGGATGTGCTGGGAGACAGAAGCTGTCACTGAATATGCAACTTACCAACACGTAAGTAAGAAATACCTCTGAGTCGCTGGATTTATCAGTGAAAACCAGATGACTCCCTTTCCCCACCTCCCCTTGGGAGAGCTCCCTGGGCGAAGCCGCCCGCACCCCTCATCTGACACCCCGCCCCCGCACATGTGCGCACATGCGGAGGTGCATCGGGCATGCGCAGAAGCAGGGGGGCGGTGGCGGTTCGGGCAGAGACGCAGCAGGCCTACCTTGGGCCAGGATGTTCCACTGCATGACTCTAATGGGAGGGTGGCTACTGGGGCCATCGGCTGGCAGAGCCACAAAATCCCTCTGGAACCGTGGGGGCCGGGTATGCAGGACAGCCCTGCATTCCTCCAGGAGCTCTTTGGGGTCGATGGGCTCCAGGTGCTCTGGGTCAGGGGCCACCAGGTACTCTGGGTGCTGGGACGCCGCGCTGCTGTTGAGTGTCTTGGCGAGAGCACTGTAGAGCCTGCTCGTGCCGTTTCCCATGGGATACACTGCGGGGAAGGAGACACGTGTTACACACTCAGCCTTCTCTTGCCTTTCTCCAGTTCTCACTCAGAGCGACCACAAGATAAAGCAGTTAGTGTCCACAGAAGCTGGGGCCGATGTTGCCACGTTCATGGTCTACGGGGTGGATTACAGGAGCGCCCAGGTTCTAGCTTTCTAGGAGGACAACTACTTGAAATACTACAGCTGAAATACCTTGATCTTTATGGCTTATTCTAACCTGAAACTTGTCTTTATAATTTGTAGACACAGTCTTACGAAAGCATGGCTAAACAAAATCCATATtcctttttctatgtattttttttttttttctatgtattttaaatGAGAACTTGAAGGCCAGTTTTAAAGAGCCAGATGTCAGAAAGCCTGATTACTCCGAGATGGCATTAGAGCAGGCTCTTAGTGTGTCAGCTACTCGGATCCCTATTACGCTGGATTAAAGAATCAGCTGGATTAAATCCAGGCTCTGGCTTTCTATAGGATTCTGAGAACATCACTGAGCAGTACAGTCTGCAATCTAATCTTAACtgccagattttttaaaaatcagaagagagGTTGGCGGTGGTGGGgggagagatggggtggggaggggaggatatGGTGGTGCAGGAAGCATTGTCTAGGTCTGTTTCCTGAGGCTTCTGATTCTTACCTAACTGGATAATAACTAAAGACAACAGAGCACAATCTTCAACAAGCTAACATGAAGGGAGAGGCATCTGTCACCTCACTAGGAGGCAGTGGATTGCTCTTTTAAAGGTCAACCTTGTTTTCTCTTCATTACAGTATAAATTAGGCCAGATTCTGCTTGGAATCATGTCTAAGATTCCTGGTTTGGAGGAACCTGGATTTCCTGACCTCATCCAAGTCCTTGCCTTCTCTTGAAGGACACAAAGTTTTCTTTACAAAACACATTGTTTGGCAAGCAGATTGCACGTGAAACTAGCAAGCCATTGAATTCACCTTACACAGCAGGTCACAAAGGCCAATTCAAGTGTTCACCCCCAGGACCTATCCTTAAACATCAAGATCAAGATGCAAGCATGCTCTATCACTCCTTTTCAAGGACTCCCCAGTGAGAAAGTGAGGCAAAGAgactccagttttcccagcacacaTTTCTGTGTATGTGCAACTGCCTGCAAGCCTGTGCTCACAAAGGCACATGCATGAACACGCGCATACACTTGTTTCCTGGATGTCTGacttgaatatattcttttttaatcaatttGCTTGCCTATCTGAGTACATGGGTCCAAAGAAATTTTCTTCCTGGCTGGCAGTACAACTTTGAAAATCTTTCTTCTGTACTTCTAGTTCAGCAAAAAGCGGTAAAAAGTTCTACTGTTTTCCCAAGCATGGTTTCCAGCATCAGTAATAGCCTAACAGTAGACCAATCTGTCAGGGCATCATGGCAAACTCACAAGGGCTCCAATATCTGACATCTGTCAGGCTCCAGGCAAATGAGCAGCTTGAAGCTGTTCAGTTTTAACAGGACTGCTCTGCATCCTTTTGATGACATCACC of Bos indicus isolate NIAB-ARS_2022 breed Sahiwal x Tharparkar chromosome 17, NIAB-ARS_B.indTharparkar_mat_pri_1.0, whole genome shotgun sequence contains these proteins:
- the NOCT gene encoding nocturnin, whose translation is MDTPSLVRLVAPALSARCARRLPSSSSRPAADSASASQHPQLRSRPLGLVCLRPSPGPRLEEKDPRSLCSDGPKSLLGLPASAGPAVRWGARGAAAVLAAAPGMYQSPRRLCSALLQRDAPGLRRAPGPPPPPRRLSPTAAPRLASPRLLAAASAARDVARSCSRTVYPMGNGTSRLYSALAKTLNSSAASQHPEYLVAPDPEHLEPIDPKELLEECRAVLHTRPPRFQRDFVALPADGPSSHPPIRVMQWNILAQALGEGKDNFVQCPMEALKWEERKCLILEEILAYQPDILCLQEVDHYFDTFQPLLSRLGYQGTFFPKPWSPCLDVEHNNGPDGCALFFLQNRFKLVNSANIRLTAMTLKTNQVAIAQTLECKESSRQFCIAVTHLKARTGWERFRSAQGCDLLQNLQTITQGAKIPLIVCGDFNAEPTEEVYKHFASSSLNLNSAYKLLSADGQSEPPYTTWKIRTSGECRHTLDYIWYSRQVLSVRSALDLLTEEQIGPNRLPSFNYPSDHLSLVCDFTFNEEP